One window of uncultured Trichococcus sp. genomic DNA carries:
- a CDS encoding CAP domain-containing protein, whose translation MRFIKGLLFTGTAALLVGYGINPTAFNEKFPFLEQAVQTEVAEKIQVLTSPEGIDLLVAPFTRPEEIDYTLVEDKIMVLLNDLRLEKGLLPLTKNETLKAAADYRAIETQTSFSHTRPDGTDFYTIILTDAYWYPYQTIGENLAMATYFKEEEGMAEFLFKGWVESKGHYANMVHPDFLEVGIGVHYDGEFLYAVQLFGKQNQ comes from the coding sequence ATGCGGTTCATTAAAGGACTATTATTCACTGGTACAGCAGCCCTATTGGTCGGATACGGAATAAACCCCACCGCCTTTAACGAAAAGTTCCCCTTTTTGGAGCAGGCAGTCCAAACGGAGGTAGCCGAGAAAATCCAAGTGCTGACAAGCCCTGAAGGCATTGACCTGCTCGTGGCGCCCTTCACCAGACCTGAAGAAATCGATTATACTTTGGTGGAAGATAAAATCATGGTTTTACTGAATGACCTTCGCCTGGAGAAAGGCTTGCTTCCCCTCACGAAGAACGAAACCCTTAAAGCGGCCGCCGATTACCGGGCCATCGAAACCCAGACATCATTTTCGCACACTCGGCCGGACGGAACCGATTTCTACACAATCATCCTGACCGATGCTTACTGGTATCCTTATCAAACAATCGGAGAAAATCTGGCAATGGCGACCTATTTCAAAGAAGAAGAAGGCATGGCCGAATTTTTGTTCAAAGGTTGGGTGGAAAGCAAAGGCCATTACGCCAATATGGTTCATCCCGATTTCCTCGAGGTGGGCATCGGCGTCCATTATGACGGGGAATTTCTGTATGCCGTACAGCTGTTTGGGAAGCAAAATCAATAG
- a CDS encoding universal stress protein: MLAEYKNILVPVDGSGQSEDSFKKAVAIAKRNNAALHLIYVKDTRNVPLSPEYESRLTEAYKDMEYEFLDEMMTFATNEGIEIKKSVTNGNPMTLIAEAFPKEYNIDLIVIGATGKGAITRAFVGSVSNYVVRHAPCDVLVVRT, encoded by the coding sequence ATGTTAGCCGAGTACAAAAATATTTTGGTTCCCGTTGACGGTTCAGGTCAGTCAGAAGATTCGTTCAAAAAAGCTGTTGCCATTGCCAAACGCAATAACGCCGCGTTACATCTTATCTACGTCAAGGACACACGCAATGTTCCGCTTAGCCCTGAATATGAGTCCAGATTGACGGAAGCATACAAGGACATGGAATATGAATTTCTGGATGAAATGATGACATTCGCTACAAATGAAGGGATTGAAATCAAAAAGTCTGTAACCAACGGCAACCCAATGACATTGATCGCTGAAGCATTTCCAAAAGAATACAACATCGATCTTATCGTCATCGGAGCGACCGGCAAAGGCGCGATCACCAGGGCTTTTGTTGGATCTGTCTCTAACTATGTGGTCCGTCATGCACCGTGTGATGTTTTGGTTGTCCGTACCTAA
- a CDS encoding acyl-CoA thioesterase produces the protein MKTDMTEASQEQEIRYCRQTKVIQTHHVFPFDSNYHGTLFGGKLMSMIDDCAAISGERFGRTTNVTASVDTLNFIKPLPTGHSVCIDTFVSGAGKTSMEIFTKVTGENLRTGERYLAATCFLTFVALPDENGQKVSLPKIVPETVEEKFINSGYEERRQKRRADLDYQKELHGHLTIEIPWAD, from the coding sequence ATGAAGACGGATATGACGGAAGCGAGCCAAGAACAGGAGATCAGATATTGCAGGCAGACGAAGGTGATTCAGACGCACCATGTCTTTCCGTTCGATTCAAATTACCACGGTACTTTGTTCGGCGGCAAGCTGATGAGCATGATCGATGATTGTGCAGCAATTTCTGGGGAGCGTTTCGGTCGTACGACTAATGTGACTGCATCGGTGGACACCTTGAACTTCATCAAGCCGCTTCCTACCGGGCACTCGGTCTGCATCGATACGTTTGTATCCGGAGCAGGGAAGACGTCCATGGAAATCTTCACAAAAGTTACCGGAGAGAATCTTCGCACGGGGGAAAGGTACTTGGCGGCGACCTGCTTTTTGACTTTTGTGGCGCTTCCTGATGAGAATGGGCAGAAAGTGTCTCTTCCGAAAATCGTTCCGGAAACGGTCGAGGAAAAGTTCATCAACAGCGGATATGAAGAAAGACGGCAAAAGCGGAGAGCCGATCTGGACTACCAAAAAGAGCTGCATGGGCATCTCACGATTGAAATACCTTGGGCAGACTAG
- a CDS encoding NAD-dependent malic enzyme, whose translation MSKINGKDLLGQPFLNKGTAFTLEERATLGLEGLLPTAVRTLEEQGEIVYAQLGQLTDAYSKQKHLMNIYAQNRVLFYHVIGKHVTELLPVIYTPTIADTVMNYSRDYQIPQDAVYLDVNRPEAIRTALLNGSKGMDEEIKMMVITDGEGVLGIGDWGIQGIAISIGKLAVYTVASGLNPQQVLPIVIDAGTNNEQLLEDPFYLGNKHKRVTGEAYYPFIERFVAEASALFPDVLFHWEDFGRDNAANILEQYRDKICTFNDDIQGTGVMMSAAMDSVVRITDKPITEHKILVFGGGTAGVGVSDQILMEMLLQGADSEEALKQFYMVDRYGLVTDDMADLTPGQQKYARATAEFSAPLTDLAEIIDAVKPTVLIGTSGQAGAFTQAVVEKMAAYNERPAIMPISNPTRLCEAKASDVIAWSEGRALVVTGSPSDPIAYNGVDYKIGQANNALLYPGLGFGIVIAKAKTVTDRMLSAAAHGITSLQNLEEAGAAILPPVSQLREASKLVAAAVIQAAIEDGVNGVEITDPMEAVEAAIWKAEY comes from the coding sequence GTGTCGAAAATTAACGGAAAAGATTTATTGGGTCAGCCATTTTTGAATAAAGGGACCGCATTCACTTTGGAAGAACGGGCAACATTAGGGTTGGAAGGTTTGTTGCCGACCGCAGTCCGTACGTTGGAAGAACAAGGGGAGATTGTCTATGCGCAACTGGGCCAACTGACCGATGCCTATTCCAAACAGAAGCATCTGATGAATATCTACGCCCAGAATCGTGTGCTTTTTTACCATGTCATCGGGAAACACGTGACGGAGTTGTTGCCGGTCATCTATACGCCGACCATCGCCGACACGGTCATGAATTATTCGCGGGATTACCAGATTCCTCAGGATGCGGTCTATTTGGATGTGAATCGTCCGGAAGCTATCCGCACCGCTTTGCTGAACGGCAGCAAAGGTATGGATGAAGAAATCAAAATGATGGTCATCACGGATGGCGAAGGGGTGCTGGGCATCGGCGACTGGGGCATCCAAGGCATCGCGATTTCGATCGGAAAGCTGGCTGTCTACACCGTCGCTTCGGGATTGAATCCGCAACAAGTGTTGCCGATCGTGATCGATGCGGGCACAAACAACGAGCAGCTGCTGGAGGATCCGTTCTATCTCGGCAACAAGCACAAACGGGTGACTGGTGAGGCGTATTACCCGTTCATCGAACGGTTCGTAGCAGAGGCGTCTGCGCTGTTTCCGGATGTCCTGTTCCATTGGGAAGATTTCGGCCGCGACAACGCCGCCAATATTCTGGAGCAGTACCGCGATAAAATCTGTACGTTCAATGATGACATCCAGGGGACCGGCGTGATGATGTCGGCTGCAATGGATTCGGTGGTCCGAATCACCGATAAGCCGATCACGGAGCACAAAATCCTTGTTTTCGGTGGCGGGACTGCCGGTGTCGGCGTTTCCGACCAAATCCTCATGGAGATGCTGCTGCAAGGGGCCGACAGCGAGGAAGCCCTCAAACAGTTCTACATGGTCGACCGCTACGGTTTGGTCACCGACGACATGGCAGACCTTACGCCGGGCCAGCAAAAATATGCGCGCGCTACGGCTGAATTTTCTGCACCACTGACCGATTTGGCTGAAATCATCGATGCGGTCAAACCGACTGTATTGATCGGTACATCAGGCCAAGCCGGTGCCTTTACGCAAGCGGTCGTCGAAAAGATGGCAGCATACAATGAACGCCCTGCCATCATGCCGATCTCGAATCCGACCAGATTATGCGAAGCGAAGGCTTCGGATGTCATCGCCTGGTCCGAGGGGAGAGCGTTGGTCGTTACCGGCAGCCCATCCGATCCGATCGCATACAATGGCGTGGACTATAAAATCGGCCAGGCGAATAATGCCTTGTTGTACCCGGGCTTAGGCTTCGGGATCGTCATCGCAAAGGCCAAGACAGTGACCGACCGGATGCTGTCTGCTGCAGCGCACGGCATCACTTCCCTGCAGAACCTGGAGGAAGCGGGAGCAGCGATCTTGCCGCCTGTTTCCCAGTTGCGTGAAGCCTCGAAATTGGTTGCTGCGGCTGTCATCCAAGCGGCCATCGAAGACGGCGTAAATGGGGTTGAAATAACGGACCCGATGGAAGCTGTCGAAGCCGCCATCTGGAAAGCGGAATATTAG
- the fumC gene encoding class II fumarate hydratase has product MEYRIEHDSLGEVKVAADKLWGAQTQRSLENFKIGIEKIPMEVIYALVEIKRAAAASNHEVGLLDETVAKGILLAADEVLEGKWDDQFPLSVWQTGSGTQSNMNVNEVLANRGNQLVDGGIHPNDHVNKGQSSNDTFPAAMHIAGVLYIKNKLYPAIEQLIGTLTRLEQENAAIVKLGRTHLQDATPLTLGQEISAWRVMLEETKSMIEDSLKYMRQVALGGTAVGTGLNADPVFIQKTIEKVAERTGEPFVGAGNKFHALTSKDAFVHTHGAVKALAANFYKIANDVRWLASGPRSGIGEISIPMNEPGSSIMPGKVNPTQSEAVTMACIQVMGNDSAIGFAASQGSFQLNTYMPLIVNSFMQSVRLLADALISFDENCASGIKAEQDKINHNLTNSLMLVTALNPYIGYEKAAKIAQKAFVDGTSLKEAAVAMGHVTAEEFDQYVDPMKMV; this is encoded by the coding sequence ATGGAATATCGGATTGAACATGACTCATTAGGGGAAGTAAAAGTAGCAGCGGATAAATTATGGGGTGCACAGACGCAGCGCAGTCTGGAAAACTTCAAGATCGGAATCGAAAAAATTCCGATGGAAGTCATCTATGCATTGGTTGAAATCAAGCGGGCTGCCGCGGCATCAAACCATGAAGTCGGTTTGTTGGATGAGACCGTGGCAAAGGGCATCCTGCTGGCTGCTGATGAAGTGCTTGAAGGCAAATGGGACGATCAATTTCCTTTGTCCGTATGGCAGACAGGAAGCGGCACGCAATCCAATATGAACGTCAACGAAGTGCTGGCGAACCGGGGCAACCAGCTTGTTGACGGCGGCATCCATCCCAACGACCACGTGAACAAGGGCCAGAGCTCCAATGACACATTCCCGGCTGCCATGCACATCGCCGGCGTACTGTACATAAAAAATAAACTGTATCCGGCGATTGAGCAGCTGATCGGCACCTTGACCCGCCTGGAACAGGAAAATGCGGCGATCGTCAAATTGGGCCGTACCCATCTGCAGGATGCGACGCCATTGACGTTAGGCCAGGAAATCAGCGCATGGCGCGTGATGCTTGAGGAAACCAAGTCCATGATCGAGGACTCCTTGAAGTACATGCGACAAGTGGCCTTAGGCGGGACAGCTGTCGGAACGGGCCTGAATGCCGATCCGGTCTTCATCCAAAAAACGATCGAAAAAGTTGCGGAACGCACGGGCGAGCCCTTCGTCGGTGCCGGGAACAAATTCCATGCCCTGACCAGCAAGGATGCTTTTGTGCATACGCACGGGGCAGTCAAAGCGTTGGCGGCCAATTTCTACAAAATCGCCAATGATGTCCGTTGGCTGGCAAGCGGCCCGAGAAGCGGAATCGGTGAAATCAGTATCCCGATGAATGAGCCGGGAAGTTCGATCATGCCCGGAAAAGTCAATCCGACCCAATCCGAAGCCGTAACGATGGCTTGCATCCAAGTGATGGGCAACGACAGCGCCATCGGTTTTGCGGCTTCGCAAGGTTCTTTCCAGCTGAACACTTACATGCCGCTCATCGTGAACAGCTTCATGCAGTCTGTCCGCCTGCTTGCGGATGCGCTGATCAGCTTTGATGAAAACTGTGCGAGCGGAATCAAGGCCGAACAGGACAAAATCAACCATAATCTTACCAATTCCTTGATGTTGGTGACTGCGTTGAACCCGTACATCGGCTATGAGAAAGCAGCCAAAATCGCCCAGAAGGCTTTCGTGGACGGCACTTCCTTGAAAGAGGCGGCTGTCGCGATGGGGCATGTCACTGCTGAAGAGTTCGATCAGTACGTGGATCCAATGAAGATGGTATAA
- a CDS encoding GNAT family protein gives MDITLELMKHSVLEGERILLRPVGLADAPDMFAYASDEETTRFVFETHRDRAMTEEAIANYFMAAPAGKYAIVVKDTQKMIGTIDIRPNLTDYIAEIGYILNKDYRGNGYMTEASKLVTTLAFEVLEMGKVFAMHDILNPASGEVMKRIGMQPEGILRRHKIFKGRCCDMAYYGILKEEYFRQAKEV, from the coding sequence ATGGATATTACCTTGGAATTGATGAAGCACAGCGTTTTGGAAGGCGAGCGGATCCTGCTGCGTCCGGTCGGTTTGGCGGATGCTCCGGATATGTTCGCGTATGCTTCCGATGAGGAAACGACCCGTTTTGTCTTTGAAACGCATCGCGATCGGGCGATGACGGAAGAGGCCATCGCGAATTACTTCATGGCGGCGCCAGCGGGAAAGTATGCGATTGTAGTGAAGGACACCCAAAAAATGATCGGGACGATCGATATCCGTCCGAATCTGACCGACTACATTGCGGAAATAGGCTATATCTTGAACAAAGATTACCGCGGAAACGGCTATATGACGGAAGCCAGCAAGCTCGTCACGACACTGGCTTTTGAAGTTTTGGAAATGGGAAAAGTCTTTGCGATGCATGACATTCTCAACCCGGCTTCAGGCGAAGTGATGAAGCGCATCGGGATGCAACCGGAAGGGATATTGCGCAGACATAAAATCTTCAAAGGGCGCTGCTGCGACATGGCTTATTACGGAATTTTGAAGGAAGAATATTTCCGACAAGCAAAGGAAGTCTGA
- the proS gene encoding proline--tRNA ligase has translation MSNLQKEDFSAWYIQTIKQADLMDYSPVRGCIIFKPDSYEIWEHIQEEFNARFKEEGIRNAYFPMLIPESFFTKEKDHIEGFSPELPWVTEAAGEKLEERLALRPTSETMIGTAFSDWINSYRDLPMEINQWANVFRWEKKTLPFLRTSEFLWQEGHTAHSDEEDARSRTMRMLQVYKEVIEGLLAVPVYEGQKTPSERFAGAVDTYSVEAMMKDGKAVQAGTSHYMGTKFAEAFDIKYLNRDNEHVYAHTTSWGVSTRLIGALIMVHGDEQGLVLPPKVAAKQVVLMPVGPWKKKPEIVERLEVLQSELKSAGIRVLLDDSDNSPGFKFNEWELKGVPMRIEFGPRDMENNQVMVKMRDLSEKVAVSLDEIMDFVPKALDEMQVRLLETARENRKANEYTNIDTLDELKAHIEAKKAAGEVPGFVLAGWDGELETEAKIKEETGFTTRNMPFNPPVEKATCIVSGKPAKHTVWLARAY, from the coding sequence ATGAGCAACTTACAAAAAGAAGATTTTTCAGCATGGTATATCCAAACCATCAAACAAGCGGATCTGATGGATTATTCACCTGTGCGCGGCTGCATCATTTTTAAGCCGGACAGCTATGAAATCTGGGAACATATCCAGGAAGAATTCAATGCCCGTTTCAAAGAGGAGGGCATCCGCAACGCCTACTTCCCGATGCTGATCCCGGAATCATTCTTCACAAAAGAAAAAGATCATATCGAAGGCTTCAGTCCGGAACTGCCATGGGTAACGGAAGCTGCCGGTGAAAAATTGGAAGAACGTTTGGCATTGCGCCCAACATCGGAAACGATGATCGGTACGGCTTTCAGTGACTGGATCAACTCTTACCGCGATCTGCCGATGGAAATCAACCAATGGGCAAACGTGTTCCGTTGGGAAAAGAAAACTTTGCCGTTCTTGCGTACTTCCGAGTTCCTTTGGCAAGAAGGCCACACAGCTCATTCCGATGAAGAAGATGCGCGCAGTCGCACGATGCGTATGCTGCAAGTCTACAAAGAAGTCATCGAAGGATTGTTGGCAGTTCCAGTCTACGAAGGGCAAAAAACACCTTCAGAACGTTTCGCGGGTGCGGTTGATACTTACTCAGTGGAAGCGATGATGAAAGACGGAAAAGCGGTCCAAGCCGGTACTTCCCATTATATGGGCACAAAATTCGCGGAAGCATTCGACATCAAATACTTGAACCGCGATAACGAGCACGTTTATGCGCACACTACTTCTTGGGGCGTCTCCACACGTTTGATCGGTGCTCTGATCATGGTCCACGGCGATGAGCAAGGCTTGGTGTTGCCTCCTAAAGTCGCAGCGAAACAAGTTGTCCTGATGCCGGTTGGCCCATGGAAGAAGAAACCTGAAATTGTGGAACGTCTGGAAGTATTGCAATCGGAATTGAAGTCGGCCGGTATCCGCGTTCTCTTGGACGACAGCGACAACTCGCCTGGATTCAAATTCAATGAGTGGGAACTGAAGGGCGTACCAATGCGCATCGAATTCGGACCGCGCGATATGGAAAACAACCAAGTCATGGTGAAAATGCGTGACCTTTCCGAAAAAGTGGCTGTATCCTTGGATGAAATCATGGACTTCGTGCCGAAAGCGTTGGACGAAATGCAAGTGCGTCTGCTGGAAACGGCCCGCGAAAACCGCAAAGCCAATGAATACACCAACATCGATACGTTGGATGAACTGAAAGCACACATCGAAGCGAAGAAAGCAGCAGGCGAAGTGCCTGGATTCGTGTTGGCAGGATGGGACGGTGAGCTTGAAACGGAAGCGAAAATCAAAGAAGAAACTGGCTTCACGACCCGCAACATGCCTTTCAACCCGCCAGTCGAAAAAGCAACCTGCATCGTATCCGGTAAACCAGCCAAACACACAGTTTGGTTGGCAAGAGCATATTAA
- a CDS encoding DUF896 domain-containing protein, producing the protein MEKLLNRINELARKAKTSAGLTETEKIEQQQLRQTYIKSFRSSFDEILLNSKVYDPEGNDITPKKLVEAQKDKRRTDVKNILGDKNIVHLHPEDADKK; encoded by the coding sequence ATGGAAAAACTATTGAACAGAATCAATGAATTGGCCCGTAAAGCCAAAACATCGGCAGGTTTGACCGAAACCGAAAAAATCGAGCAGCAGCAACTGCGTCAAACTTACATTAAATCGTTCCGCAGTTCTTTTGATGAAATTCTTTTGAATTCAAAAGTTTACGATCCCGAGGGTAATGACATTACGCCTAAGAAACTGGTTGAAGCTCAAAAAGACAAACGCCGGACTGATGTGAAAAACATTTTGGGCGATAAGAACATCGTGCACCTGCACCCAGAGGATGCCGACAAAAAGTAA
- a CDS encoding alpha/beta hydrolase has protein sequence MNHQHIFKQGNPERPLLLLLHGTGGTEHDLFFLGEAIDPEASLLGVRGNVTESGMNRYFRRLAEGVFDENDLDYRTKELLAFLDDASKEYGFDRNNIVAIGYSNGANIAGSMIYSFKDAVKGAILHHPMVPFRNRQLPDLHSLPVFIGAGTNDPLCAPEESTELLATLEGAGSDVSIYWGNAGHSLTNEEVVAAKAWYNKHF, from the coding sequence ATGAATCATCAGCATATTTTCAAACAAGGAAATCCGGAACGGCCATTGCTGTTGTTGTTGCATGGCACAGGCGGAACCGAACACGATCTGTTCTTCCTCGGAGAGGCGATCGATCCCGAAGCTTCCTTGCTGGGCGTTCGCGGAAATGTGACCGAATCCGGCATGAACCGTTATTTTCGCCGTTTGGCAGAAGGCGTATTCGACGAAAATGACCTGGATTACCGCACAAAGGAATTGCTTGCGTTCCTGGATGACGCATCCAAGGAATACGGTTTTGACCGGAATAACATTGTTGCGATCGGATACTCAAATGGTGCAAATATCGCCGGGAGTATGATATACTCTTTCAAAGATGCGGTCAAAGGAGCTATCCTTCATCATCCGATGGTGCCGTTCCGCAATCGTCAATTGCCTGATCTGCATTCCCTTCCTGTCTTTATCGGTGCGGGCACAAATGATCCGCTTTGCGCACCTGAAGAAAGCACGGAATTGTTGGCGACACTAGAAGGAGCCGGCAGTGATGTATCCATTTATTGGGGAAACGCTGGACACTCACTGACGAATGAAGAAGTTGTTGCAGCGAAAGCTTGGTACAACAAACACTTCTGA
- a CDS encoding ring-cleaving dioxygenase, with the protein MKKTAGIHHITAIVGHPQENVDFYAGVLGMRMIKQTVNFDDPETYHLYFGNADGDPGTVITFFPWAKSRQGSIGDGQVGITVYAVPAGSLSFWEKRLTGYNVPFDKSSRFGETYLDFDDPHGLHLELVEREDGKNNPYSFNGVPSEHAIKGFAGAVLLTGAPEDTAAVVEKVMGLERIGQEDDLIRFRSEAALGNTVDIKMTSVGAGVMGVGTVHHIAWRAKDEADHLDWLKHVTALGQHATPVRDRNYFKALYFREKGGILFEIASDSPGFAIDEPHETMGQKLMLPPQYEGRREELTARLIPFEVRNV; encoded by the coding sequence ATGAAGAAAACAGCAGGAATCCATCATATTACCGCCATCGTGGGTCATCCGCAGGAAAACGTCGACTTTTATGCCGGCGTGCTCGGGATGCGCATGATCAAACAGACTGTCAACTTCGACGATCCGGAAACTTATCACCTTTACTTTGGCAACGCGGACGGCGATCCCGGGACCGTCATCACATTCTTCCCGTGGGCCAAATCCCGCCAGGGCAGCATCGGCGATGGGCAGGTCGGCATCACCGTATATGCAGTTCCGGCAGGTTCCCTCTCATTCTGGGAAAAACGCCTGACTGGTTACAACGTTCCGTTCGATAAATCGTCCCGTTTCGGGGAAACTTATCTGGACTTTGATGATCCCCATGGTCTGCATCTGGAATTGGTGGAACGTGAAGACGGAAAAAATAACCCTTATTCCTTCAACGGCGTCCCGTCAGAACATGCCATCAAGGGTTTTGCGGGTGCCGTCCTGTTGACGGGGGCACCCGAGGACACTGCGGCTGTCGTCGAAAAAGTGATGGGCTTGGAACGCATCGGGCAGGAAGATGACCTGATCCGTTTCCGTTCCGAAGCTGCTCTCGGCAATACCGTCGACATCAAAATGACGTCTGTCGGCGCCGGCGTCATGGGTGTCGGAACCGTCCATCATATCGCGTGGCGCGCCAAAGATGAAGCGGATCATCTCGATTGGCTGAAGCATGTCACCGCCCTTGGTCAGCATGCCACTCCTGTCCGTGACCGCAATTATTTCAAAGCCCTTTACTTCAGGGAAAAAGGCGGCATCCTATTCGAGATCGCTTCGGACTCGCCGGGATTCGCCATCGATGAGCCACATGAAACGATGGGCCAAAAATTGATGCTGCCGCCGCAATACGAAGGCAGACGTGAGGAATTGACGGCACGACTCATCCCGTTCGAAGTCCGCAACGTTTAA
- the galT gene encoding UDP-glucose--hexose-1-phosphate uridylyltransferase has translation MQDSSIDQVIRDFVSKGIAAHRIHSLDERYAINHLLGLLGIDVYDVQKIPSIPLPNLLDSLDRMIGYAIENRLIADVPEEIEIMEAQIMELITPLPSEVNKRFWMHYEEAPMRATDEFYRLSQDNDYIKTRKIAKNKHFSIDSKYGKLEITINLSKPEKTRQQMEAARQSEGGNYPVCALCMENEGYKGRAGAAARSNHRIVRLPLFGENWGFQYSPYSYYNEHCIILSEEHMPMNVSEDTIANLLEIVTVFPHYFIGSNAGLPIVGGSILSHEHYQGGRHHFPMEAARVLRNLALDGFPEVEAEVLFWPLSVIRLRSEDRDAVAAAACTIMEEWQSYSDPQADILAETAGMRHNAVTLIARRVGEAYELDVVLRNNRTTVEFPDGIFHPHPDVQHIKKENIGLIEVLGLAILPPRLDTELNEIADYLLGKTTDVASCHRDWAEELKQQGPFETESVMEMIHEAVGGKFLRVIEDAGVYKQTPEGQAGFDRFLHTLEKRK, from the coding sequence TTGCAGGATAGCAGCATCGATCAAGTCATACGGGATTTTGTCAGTAAAGGCATTGCGGCCCATCGCATCCATAGCCTGGATGAGCGATACGCCATCAACCATCTATTGGGGTTGTTAGGGATAGACGTTTATGATGTTCAAAAAATACCTTCCATTCCTTTGCCAAATTTGCTTGACTCACTGGATCGGATGATTGGCTACGCGATTGAAAATCGTCTGATTGCTGATGTTCCCGAAGAAATCGAAATCATGGAAGCGCAAATCATGGAACTGATCACGCCGTTGCCTTCGGAAGTGAATAAGCGTTTCTGGATGCATTATGAAGAAGCGCCGATGCGAGCAACCGATGAGTTCTATCGCTTGAGCCAGGATAATGACTACATCAAGACTAGGAAAATCGCAAAAAATAAACATTTTTCAATCGATTCCAAGTACGGCAAGCTGGAGATTACGATAAACCTTTCCAAACCCGAGAAAACGCGCCAACAGATGGAGGCTGCGCGTCAATCGGAAGGCGGCAACTATCCTGTTTGTGCGCTTTGTATGGAAAACGAAGGGTATAAAGGGAGAGCCGGTGCGGCAGCGAGAAGCAACCATCGGATTGTGCGGCTGCCTTTGTTCGGGGAAAACTGGGGCTTTCAGTATTCGCCTTATTCCTATTATAACGAGCACTGCATCATCCTTTCCGAAGAACATATGCCCATGAATGTCTCGGAAGATACGATTGCTAACCTGTTGGAGATCGTGACGGTCTTCCCGCACTATTTCATTGGTTCCAACGCGGGATTGCCGATAGTCGGAGGCTCCATCCTCAGCCATGAACATTACCAAGGCGGGCGCCACCATTTTCCCATGGAAGCTGCCAGAGTTCTCCGGAACCTGGCGCTGGACGGTTTCCCGGAAGTCGAAGCCGAAGTGCTCTTTTGGCCGCTTTCGGTCATTCGTCTCCGTTCAGAGGATAGGGATGCGGTCGCTGCCGCCGCGTGCACCATTATGGAAGAATGGCAGAGCTACAGCGATCCCCAAGCGGATATCTTGGCGGAAACGGCTGGCATGCGCCATAATGCGGTGACGCTCATTGCGCGCCGTGTCGGAGAAGCCTACGAGTTGGATGTGGTATTGCGGAATAACCGGACAACCGTGGAATTCCCTGATGGCATCTTCCATCCGCATCCGGATGTCCAGCACATCAAAAAAGAAAACATCGGCTTGATCGAAGTGCTTGGCCTGGCGATCCTGCCGCCGCGATTGGATACGGAGCTCAATGAAATTGCCGACTATCTGCTGGGAAAAACCACTGATGTCGCCTCCTGTCATCGGGACTGGGCCGAAGAACTGAAGCAGCAAGGGCCTTTCGAAACAGAGTCCGTCATGGAAATGATCCATGAGGCAGTAGGCGGAAAATTCCTGCGCGTGATCGAGGATGCGGGCGTGTACAAGCAGACACCGGAAGGGCAAGCGGGCTTTGATCGCTTTTTGCACACACTTGAAAAGCGGAAATGA